The following coding sequences are from one Passer domesticus isolate bPasDom1 chromosome 11, bPasDom1.hap1, whole genome shotgun sequence window:
- the EIF4A2 gene encoding eukaryotic initiation factor 4A-II, which produces MSGGSADYSRDHGGPEGMEPDGVIESNWNEIVDNFDDMNLKESLLRGIYAYGFEKPSAIQQRAIIPCIKGYDVIAQAQSGTGKTATFAISILQQLEIDLKESQALVLAPTRELAQQIQKVILALGDYMGATCHACIGGTNVRNEMQKLQAEAPHIVVGTPGRVFDMLNRRYLSPKWIKMFVLDEADEMLSRGFKDQIYEIFQKLSTNIQVVLLSATMPMDVLEVTKKFMRDPIRILVKKEELTLEGIKQFYINVEREEWKLDTLCDLYETLTITQAVIFLNTRRKVDWLTEKMHARDFTVSALHGDMDQKERDVIMREFRSGSSRVLITTDLLARGIDVQQVSLVINYDLPTNRENYIHRIGRGGRFGRKGVAINFVTEEDKRILRDIETFYNTTVEEMPMNVADLI; this is translated from the exons ATGTCAGGGGGCTCCGCGGATTATAGCAG AGACCATGGCGGCCCAGAGGGAATGGAGCCCGATGGTGTCATCGAG aGCAATTGGAACGAGATTGTTGACAATTTCGATGATATGAACTTAAAAGAATCCCTTCTAAGGGGCATTTATGCTTATGGTTTTGAGAAGCCTTCAGCTATTCAGCAGAGAGCTATTATTCCATGCATCAAAG GGTATGATGTGATTGCTCAAGCTCAGTCAGGTACTGGCAAGACAGCCACATTTGCTATTTCCATCCTGCAGCAGTTGGAGATTGATCTCAAGGAGTCCCAGGCACTAGTATTGGCCCCTACCAGAGAACTGGCTCAACAG ATTCAGAAGGTAATCCTGGCCCTTGGAGACTACATGGGAGCAACATGCCATGCTTGTATTGGTGGCACAAATGTGCGCAATGAAATGCAGaagctgcaggctgaggctccACACATCGTGGTGGGAACTCCAGGGCGTGTGTTTGATATGTTGAACAGGCGCTACCTTT CACCAAAATGGATCAAAATGTTTGTTCTGGATGAAGCTGATGAAATGTTGAGCCGTGGATTTAAGGATCAAATTTATGAGATCTTTCAAAAACTAAGCACAAACATCCAG GTTGTGTTGCTGTCAGCTACAATGCCAATGGATGTGTTGGAAGTGACCAAAAAGTTCATGAGAGATCCCATCCGTATTTTGGTGAAGAAGGAAGAACTGACTCTGGAGGGTATCAAGCAGTTCTACATTAATGTTGAGAGAGAG GAATGGAAGCTGGATACACTCTGTGATTTGTATGAGACACTGACCATTACACAGGCTGTTATTTTCCTGAATACAAGGAGAAAAGTAGACTGGCTTACGGAGAAAATGCATGCCAGGGACTTCACAGTCTCAGCTCTG CATGGTGACATGGACCAGAAGGAACGGGATGTTATCATGAGAGAGTTTAGATCAGGGTCCAGCCGTGTCCTGATCACTACTGACTTGCTG GCTCGTGGCATTGATGTGCAGCAAGTGTCCCTGGTTATCAATTACGACCTGCCGACCAATCGTGAGAATTACATTCACAG AATTGGTCGGGGTGGCCGTTTTGGCAGAAAAGGTGTGGCTATCAATTTTGTCACTGAAGAGGACAAGAGGATCCTGCGAGACATTGAGACTTTCTACAATACTACAGTGGAGGAGATGCCGATGAATGTGGCTGATCTCATTTAG